A DNA window from Zingiber officinale cultivar Zhangliang chromosome 3A, Zo_v1.1, whole genome shotgun sequence contains the following coding sequences:
- the LOC122052450 gene encoding double-stranded RNA-binding protein 4-like isoform X2, protein MSLFGDQQDDGIMYKNLLQELVQKEGLPMPEYNTTRYGERHVPTFSVTVEIKGKLFQGDAAKTKRQAETNAAKIAYSYLYQGGQADFLPIYLQYWKSIWNLNLLLQH, encoded by the exons ATGTCATTGTTTGGTGATCAGCAG gaTGATGGCATTATGTACAAGAATCTATTGCAGGAATTAGTACAAAAAGAAGGGTTGCCTATGCCAGAGTATAACACAACGAGATATGGTGAACGTCATGTTCCTACTTTCTCTGTCACTGTTGAAATCAAAGGCAAATTATTTCAGGGAGATGCAGCGAAAACCAAGAGACAGGCAGAAACGAATGCTGCAAAGATCGCATATTCTTATCTTTACCAAG GTGGTCAAGCAGATTTTCTTCCCATTTATCTTCAATATTGGAAGAGCATATGGAATCTGAACCTGCTGCTTCAACATTAG
- the LOC122052451 gene encoding double-stranded RNA-binding protein 1-like — protein sequence MNMTMTMYRSKNLEVKLKLVKSCKNQESASAITIKEILQDEHDPMEKQGHTSASKNGKQPLQDLPESGSSGSSYSPDCSTRHNFTSAHSELPMPGSSRSILCNRVQVYPRKADVVLPEGGIALPFSDDSWVAVSLDF from the exons ATGAACATGACCATGACCATGTACAGAAGCAAGAACCTGGAAGTGAAATTAAAATTAGTGAAATCCTGCAAG AATCAAGAATCTGCAAGTGCCATTACAATTAAAGAAATTCTGCAAG ATGAGCATGATCCTATGGAGAAGCAAGGGCATACCAGTGCTAGTAAGAATGGAAAACAACCCCTTCAAGATCTCCCTGAATCTGGCAGCTCAGGATCATCCTACAGTCCTGACTGCTCCACTCGTCATAACTTCACAAGCGCTCACAGTGAACTTCCCATGCCGGGAAGCAGTCGCTCAATTCTGTGCAATAGGGTCCAAGTTTATCCTCGCAAAGCTGACGTGGTTTTGCCTGAAGGTGGAATCGCTCTACCCTTCAGCGATGATAGCTGGGTCGCCGTCAGTTTGGACTTCTAA